From a single Desulfomonilia bacterium genomic region:
- a CDS encoding lysophospholipid acyltransferase family protein, with product MNSILLNSIGWIGAKLILGFCGTYREEVFGKELFDDMSKESRKILVSCWHRGIIFYGYFFRGLKAGTIGSLSKDAEIAAAIVECLGVKVFKGSSTRGGHAALDAIVDYVNSGNYGGFNPDGPVGPQYVSKPGTIQIAARTGAPIIPFAWDAEPAWEFNTWDKMMLPKPFSRLCILFDRETMHVPPGLSIDEYEKFRQEFDRRMNILSYQARFHVKNRLKGIDPRDIDVPEDFMNYLPIGRIRTKKCQTV from the coding sequence ATGAATTCAATTCTCTTAAACTCCATCGGATGGATCGGCGCCAAATTGATCTTAGGCTTCTGCGGTACATACCGGGAGGAGGTCTTCGGAAAAGAGCTCTTCGACGATATGTCAAAAGAATCCAGAAAGATACTTGTCTCATGCTGGCACCGTGGAATAATCTTTTACGGTTATTTTTTCAGGGGACTGAAGGCCGGGACAATCGGCTCACTTTCAAAAGATGCTGAAATCGCTGCGGCCATAGTTGAATGTCTGGGCGTAAAGGTCTTCAAAGGCTCCTCAACCAGGGGCGGTCATGCCGCACTCGACGCCATCGTCGATTATGTCAATTCGGGCAATTATGGAGGCTTCAATCCGGACGGGCCTGTCGGGCCTCAATATGTCTCTAAACCAGGAACGATTCAGATCGCGGCCAGGACAGGCGCTCCCATCATTCCCTTTGCCTGGGACGCTGAACCAGCATGGGAATTTAACACCTGGGACAAGATGATGCTGCCAAAACCCTTTTCAAGGCTTTGTATTCTCTTTGACAGAGAAACCATGCATGTGCCGCCAGGGCTTTCTATAGATGAGTATGAGAAATTCAGACAGGAGTTCGACCGCCGTATGAACATACTCAGTTATCAGGCGCGATTCCATGTCAAAAACCGGCTCAAAGGAATCGATCCGCGTGATATCGATGTCCCTGAAGATTTCATGAACTACCTCCCGATAGGAAGAATAAGGACTAAGAAGTGTCAAACTGTATGA